A single window of Scomber scombrus chromosome 12, fScoSco1.1, whole genome shotgun sequence DNA harbors:
- the LOC133992153 gene encoding transmembrane protein 121 — protein sequence MVPPPPTNKPHVCLSTILIMSSMALIDAYLVEQNHGPRKIGICIMVMVGDICFLIVLRYVAVWVGAEVRTAKRGYAMILWFLYIFVLEIKVYFVYQNYKADRKSLDALARKALTLLLSICIPVLFVVLVAIDHMEYVRAFKKREEIRNRLFWVVVDLLDILDIQANLWEPQKKGLPLWAEGLMFFYCYILLLVLPCVSLSEISMQGINIVPHKMLLYPILSLVTINIITLFIRGGNMILYRDARVSGILIGKNILAIILKTCSFVQYRRQLQSAPPAFGVELQKNSVAHPRPAPTPPQVVVMQDQTPLPEVTTCEHT from the coding sequence ATGGTACCCCCACCTCCTACCAACAAGCCCCACGTGTGCCTGTCCACCATCCTGATCATGAGCAGCATGGCACTGATTGATGCCTACCTGGTGGAACAAAACCACGGTCCCCGCAAGATTGGCATCTGCATCATGGTGATGGTGGGAGACATTTGCTTTCTAATTGTATTGCGTTATGTGGCGGTGTGGGTGGGTGCAGAGGTGCGCACAGCCAAGCGAGGCTACGCCATGATCCTTTGGTTCCTTTACATCTTTGTGCTGGAGATCAAGGTCTACTTTGTGTATCAAAACTACAAGGCGGACAGGAAGAGCCTGGACGCCCTTGCCAGGAAGGCGCTAACATTGCTGCTGTCCATCTGCATCCCAGTGCTGTTTGTGGTGCTGGTGGCTATCGACCACATGGAGTACGTCCGTGCTTTCAAGAAGCGCGAGGAGATCCGCAACCGTCTCTTCTGGGTGGTGGTGGACTTGCTGGACATACTGGACATCCAAGCCAACCTGTGGGAGCCCCAGAAGAAGGGACTCCCTCTGTGGGCGGAGGGCCTGATGTTCTTCTACTGCTACATCCTGCTGCTCGTTCTGCCCTGCGTGTCCTTGAGCGAGATCAGCATGCAGGGCATCAATATCGTGCCCCACAAGATGCTCCTGTACCCCATCCTGAGCCTGGTGACCATCAACATCATCACACTCTTCATCCGCGGAGGGAACATGATACTGTACAGGGACGCCAGGGTCTCCGGGATCCTGATAGGAAAGAACATCCTAGCCATCATCTTAAAGACCTGCAGCTTTGTGCAGTACAGGAGACAGTTGCAGAGCGCTCCCCCTGCGTTCGGGGTCGAGCTGCAGAAAAACTCAGTGGCCCACCCTCGCCCtgcccccacccctccccaaGTCGTGGTCATGCAGGATCAGACGCCTCTCCCTGAGGTGACGACATGTGAGCACACATGA